In Paraburkholderia caribensis, a single window of DNA contains:
- a CDS encoding AraC family transcriptional regulator, which produces MQPDLELVSVRRDESFKAWYHGFPYRTVRWHFHPEFEIHLIVATTGKMFVGDYIGGFAPGNLVLMGPNLPHNWVSEVPEGVTIAQRNLVVQFGQDFVAHCMESFPEWRTLEALLADSRRGVSFGPQTSALIQPLFMELLDARGLRRIVLFLSMMEILLNASDRELLASPAYQIDPTGYASTRINHVLSYIGKNLASELRESDLAQLAGQSVSAFSRYFRRHTGLPFVQYVNRMRINLACQLLMDDELSVTDICYKVGFNNLSNFNRQFLTAKGMAPSKFRRFQQLNDASRAASEAAAALGKGIANAPSIVPAAQTPSHTHGQPRAAPAAYPPHGSPLATT; this is translated from the coding sequence GTGCAACCCGATCTCGAACTGGTCAGCGTGCGCCGCGACGAGTCGTTCAAAGCGTGGTATCACGGCTTTCCGTACCGCACGGTGCGCTGGCATTTCCACCCTGAATTCGAAATCCATCTGATCGTCGCGACGACGGGCAAGATGTTCGTCGGCGATTACATCGGCGGCTTCGCGCCGGGCAATCTCGTGCTGATGGGGCCGAACCTGCCGCACAACTGGGTCAGCGAAGTGCCCGAAGGCGTGACGATCGCGCAGCGCAATCTCGTCGTGCAGTTCGGCCAGGACTTCGTCGCGCATTGCATGGAGAGCTTTCCCGAGTGGCGCACGCTCGAAGCGCTGCTCGCCGATTCGCGGCGCGGCGTGTCGTTCGGCCCGCAGACCAGCGCACTGATCCAGCCGCTCTTCATGGAACTGCTCGACGCGCGCGGCCTGCGCCGCATCGTGCTGTTTCTGTCGATGATGGAAATCCTGCTGAACGCGAGCGACCGCGAACTGCTCGCGAGCCCTGCCTATCAGATCGATCCGACCGGCTACGCGTCGACGCGCATCAATCACGTGCTGTCGTATATCGGCAAGAACCTCGCATCGGAGTTACGCGAATCCGATCTCGCGCAACTCGCGGGGCAAAGCGTGAGCGCGTTCTCGCGCTACTTCCGCCGTCATACGGGCCTGCCGTTCGTGCAATACGTGAACCGCATGCGCATCAATCTCGCGTGCCAGTTGCTGATGGACGACGAGTTGAGCGTCACCGACATCTGCTACAAGGTCGGCTTCAATAATCTGTCGAACTTCAACCGGCAGTTTCTCACCGCGAAAGGCATGGCCCCGTCGAAGTTCCGCCGCTTCCAGCAACTGAACGACGCGAGCCGCGCCGCTTCGGAAGCAGCGGCGGCGCTCGGCAAGGGCATCGCCAACGCGCCTTCGATCGTGCCGGCCGCGCAGACGCCCAGTCATACGCACGGCCAGCCGCGCGCCGCGCCCGCGGCGTATCCGCCTCATGGCTCGCCGCTCGCGACGACCTAG